One genomic segment of Amycolatopsis sp. Hca4 includes these proteins:
- a CDS encoding sugar ABC transporter substrate-binding protein, with product MTLRGSAGPTRRTFLSATAGLAAGGLLGGCASATTASGATRVRLWSWLTGMDKYVAAFNAAHPDTSVELNVIAAGLKGGYAQQTNALRAHNAPDILHAEYQGLPQLLTTGGLRDLTGDLADLERGYSPAAWQGVRPGGRTWAVPMDLAPMVLYYRKDLFDSHGIAVPRTWDEFRAAARAVQKADPAARVTTFPLNDGSFFAGMCWQAGDPWWRVDGGSWRVDIDGAGTLRTADYWQGLIRDGLVATAPTGDQDWIGAMHTGRLWGLLGASWSVGSLVKSIPQDKGRWAVTTMPTWDGVPANGVQGGSAFAVSAESEVPDAAVKFLRWLSTDPAVAKIGTTFTTPFPGYLPSRDVARKAYRGGYFLGDPVYDVLDEAARRVPDWTWGPNALRTFSTVVDRMGGVKTGSTTLAAAVRQTQAGAVAELRERGLTVLEGKA from the coding sequence ATGACGCTTCGGGGATCGGCGGGCCCGACCCGCCGGACGTTCCTTTCGGCCACCGCCGGGCTCGCGGCCGGCGGCCTGCTCGGCGGCTGCGCGTCGGCGACGACGGCCTCCGGCGCCACCCGCGTGCGCCTCTGGTCGTGGCTCACCGGCATGGACAAGTACGTCGCCGCGTTCAACGCCGCGCACCCGGACACCTCGGTGGAGCTCAACGTGATCGCGGCCGGCCTGAAGGGCGGTTACGCCCAGCAGACCAACGCGCTGCGCGCCCACAACGCCCCGGACATCCTGCACGCGGAGTACCAGGGCCTGCCGCAGCTGCTCACCACCGGCGGCCTGCGCGACCTCACCGGCGACCTCGCCGACCTCGAGCGCGGCTACTCCCCCGCCGCCTGGCAGGGTGTCCGGCCGGGCGGCCGCACCTGGGCGGTGCCGATGGACCTCGCCCCGATGGTGCTCTACTACCGCAAGGACCTCTTCGACTCCCACGGCATCGCGGTCCCGCGCACCTGGGACGAATTCCGCGCGGCCGCGCGGGCCGTGCAGAAGGCCGACCCGGCCGCGCGCGTGACGACGTTCCCGCTCAACGACGGCTCGTTCTTCGCCGGGATGTGCTGGCAGGCGGGCGATCCGTGGTGGCGGGTCGACGGCGGCTCGTGGCGGGTGGACATCGACGGCGCGGGCACCCTGCGCACCGCGGACTACTGGCAGGGCCTGATCCGCGACGGCCTGGTCGCCACCGCACCGACCGGCGACCAGGACTGGATCGGGGCGATGCACACCGGACGGCTGTGGGGGCTGCTCGGCGCGTCCTGGAGCGTCGGCTCGCTGGTGAAGTCGATCCCGCAGGACAAGGGCCGGTGGGCGGTGACCACGATGCCGACCTGGGACGGCGTCCCGGCCAACGGCGTGCAGGGCGGCAGCGCGTTCGCCGTCTCCGCCGAAAGCGAGGTGCCGGACGCGGCCGTGAAGTTCCTGCGCTGGCTGAGCACCGACCCGGCCGTCGCGAAGATCGGCACCACGTTCACCACGCCCTTCCCCGGCTACCTGCCGAGCCGGGACGTGGCCAGGAAGGCCTACCGGGGCGGGTACTTCCTCGGCGACCCGGTCTACGACGTGCTCGACGAAGCCGCCCGGCGCGTCCCGGACTGGACGTGGGGACCCAACGCGCTGCGGACGTTCTCCACCGTCGTCGACCGGATGGGCGGGGTGAAGACCGGGAGCACGACCCTCGCCGCCGCCGTCCGGCAGACGCAGGCCGGCGCCGTCGCCGAGCTGCGCGAGCGGGGATTGACCGTGCTGGAAGGGAAAGCGTGA
- a CDS encoding carbohydrate ABC transporter permease — protein sequence MTVLTHERAASATAAASPGSPARGRRGRGRAGLVLAAPFAVLLTATVLVPIAYALYLSLFTDRLSGLGFSGPTQAFIAFGNYTDVLTDSAFHASLGNVALFVLVHIPVMLGLALLLALLIDSAVVRLKRVWSLAVFLPYAVPTVITGLVWAYLYSPHSGLTALLPFDPLGKTGILPSIVNIATWQWVGYNMIIFYTALQAVPRDVLEAARADGAGGLRTAWSVKVPMIRPTMFVALVFTVIGSLQLFTEPLVLRGFTGSVTSTWSPSLYVYEAAFIANDYGRAAAASVLLALVSALLSALVMRLSARRSR from the coding sequence ATGACCGTCCTGACGCACGAGCGGGCCGCGAGCGCGACGGCCGCGGCGAGCCCCGGCAGCCCGGCGCGGGGACGGCGGGGCCGCGGCCGCGCCGGTCTCGTGCTGGCGGCTCCGTTCGCGGTCCTGCTGACCGCCACCGTGCTCGTCCCGATCGCCTACGCCCTCTACCTGAGCCTGTTCACCGATCGCCTGTCCGGCCTGGGTTTCTCCGGCCCGACGCAGGCGTTCATCGCGTTCGGCAACTACACCGACGTGCTCACCGACAGCGCGTTCCACGCCAGCCTCGGCAACGTGGCGTTGTTCGTGCTGGTGCACATCCCGGTCATGCTCGGCCTGGCCCTGCTGCTGGCGCTGCTGATCGACTCCGCCGTCGTCCGGCTCAAGCGGGTGTGGTCGCTGGCCGTCTTCCTGCCCTACGCGGTGCCGACGGTGATCACCGGGCTCGTCTGGGCCTACCTGTACAGCCCCCATTCCGGGCTGACCGCACTGCTGCCGTTCGACCCGCTGGGCAAGACCGGCATCCTGCCCTCGATCGTGAACATCGCGACCTGGCAATGGGTCGGCTACAACATGATCATCTTCTACACCGCGCTGCAGGCCGTCCCGCGTGACGTCCTCGAAGCCGCGCGCGCCGACGGCGCCGGGGGCCTCCGGACGGCGTGGTCGGTCAAGGTCCCGATGATCCGGCCGACGATGTTCGTCGCGCTCGTGTTCACCGTGATCGGGTCCCTGCAGCTGTTCACCGAACCCCTGGTGCTGCGCGGGTTCACCGGCTCGGTGACGAGCACCTGGTCCCCGAGCCTGTACGTGTACGAGGCCGCCTTCATCGCCAACGACTACGGCCGCGCCGCCGCCGCGTCCGTGCTGCTGGCGCTGGTTTCCGCCCTGCTCTCGGCGCTCGTCATGCGCCTGTCCGCCCGGAGGTCCCGGTGA
- a CDS encoding carbohydrate ABC transporter permease, translated as MHVLLVLAALYAVLPLVWLVTSATKSVGDFSTTGAFEFGQFTLGANLSALFTQENGVFLAWIRNSLLYAGLGAVLGSLICAACGYAIAKLDFPGRRALFAVTLTGVLVPTTALALPLYLLASQLEVVGTFWAVFIPLLTNPFGVYLARVYAEAAVPGEVLEAARTDGAGELRTFFTIGLPMMRPGLVTIFLFQFVGIWNNFFLPLVMLTDPKLFPMSLGLYQWSTRVTQFPQYNPLVITGSLLAVLPLVVAFVLLHRQWRSGLAAGSVK; from the coding sequence GTGCACGTCCTGCTGGTGCTGGCCGCGCTGTACGCGGTCCTGCCGCTGGTCTGGCTGGTCACCTCGGCCACCAAGTCCGTCGGCGACTTCTCCACCACGGGCGCGTTCGAATTCGGGCAGTTCACCCTGGGCGCCAACCTGAGCGCGTTGTTCACGCAGGAGAACGGCGTCTTCCTCGCTTGGATCCGCAACTCGCTGCTCTACGCCGGCCTCGGCGCGGTGCTCGGTTCGCTGATCTGCGCCGCGTGCGGGTACGCGATCGCGAAGCTCGACTTCCCGGGCCGCCGGGCGCTGTTCGCGGTGACGCTGACCGGGGTCCTGGTGCCGACCACCGCGCTGGCCCTGCCGCTGTACCTGCTGGCGTCGCAGCTGGAGGTGGTCGGCACGTTCTGGGCGGTGTTCATCCCGTTGCTGACCAACCCCTTCGGCGTCTACCTCGCCCGCGTCTACGCCGAAGCCGCGGTGCCCGGCGAGGTCCTCGAAGCCGCCCGGACCGACGGCGCGGGCGAGCTGCGGACGTTCTTCACCATCGGCCTGCCGATGATGCGGCCCGGCCTGGTGACGATCTTCCTGTTCCAGTTCGTCGGGATCTGGAACAACTTCTTCCTGCCGCTGGTGATGCTCACCGACCCGAAGCTGTTCCCGATGAGCCTCGGCCTCTACCAGTGGAGCACGCGGGTGACCCAGTTCCCGCAGTACAACCCGCTCGTCATCACCGGCTCCCTGCTGGCCGTGCTGCCACTGGTCGTCGCGTTCGTGCTGCTGCACCGGCAGTGGCGGTCCGGGCTGGCGGCGGGCAGCGTCAAGTGA
- a CDS encoding hydroxyacid dehydrogenase produces the protein MKRRPETLLAMARDTMHLQFGPAELARLRAAARLGEPLCADELASAAVRARLAEVEVLITSWGCPPLDEEVLRAAPRLRAVLHAAGSVRDHVGAAVFDRGLLVTTAADANAEPVAQYTLGAILWAFKKVPFLAADAREFREDWGYRERRGELSGRDRTVVLVGFSRVGRRVAALLRLLDLARVVVVDPVIDPAEIRAAGAEPAVLADALPLADVLSLHAPSLPETRHMIGAAELAALPPGAVLVNTARGALVDTEALERACADGGLHAVLDVTEPEPLPAGSPLYDLPNVVLTPHVAGSLGSETRRMSAEALGELERYAAGLSPRAPVTRHSLAVQA, from the coding sequence GTGAAGCGCCGCCCGGAGACCCTGCTGGCGATGGCGCGGGACACGATGCACCTGCAGTTCGGCCCCGCTGAACTGGCCCGGCTGCGCGCCGCGGCCCGGCTGGGCGAGCCGCTGTGCGCCGACGAGCTGGCCTCGGCGGCGGTGCGCGCGCGGCTGGCGGAGGTGGAGGTGCTGATCACGTCGTGGGGTTGTCCCCCGCTCGACGAGGAGGTCCTGCGGGCCGCGCCGCGCCTGCGGGCGGTGCTGCACGCGGCGGGCAGCGTCCGCGACCACGTGGGCGCGGCGGTGTTCGACCGCGGCCTGCTGGTCACCACGGCCGCCGACGCCAACGCGGAGCCGGTCGCCCAGTACACGCTGGGCGCGATCCTGTGGGCGTTCAAGAAGGTGCCCTTCCTGGCCGCCGACGCCCGCGAGTTCCGCGAGGACTGGGGTTACCGCGAGCGGCGCGGCGAGCTGTCCGGCCGCGACCGGACCGTGGTGCTGGTCGGCTTCTCGCGCGTCGGCCGCCGCGTCGCCGCCCTGCTGCGGCTGCTGGACCTGGCCCGCGTCGTCGTGGTCGACCCGGTGATCGACCCGGCCGAGATCCGGGCGGCCGGGGCCGAGCCCGCGGTGCTGGCGGACGCCCTGCCCCTGGCGGACGTGCTGAGCCTGCACGCGCCGTCGCTGCCGGAGACCCGGCACATGATCGGTGCCGCCGAGCTGGCCGCGTTGCCGCCCGGGGCGGTGCTGGTGAACACCGCACGCGGCGCGCTGGTGGACACCGAGGCCCTGGAGCGGGCCTGCGCCGACGGCGGCCTGCACGCGGTCCTCGACGTCACCGAGCCGGAGCCGCTGCCCGCCGGGTCGCCGCTCTACGACCTGCCCAACGTGGTGCTGACCCCGCACGTGGCGGGGTCGCTGGGTTCGGAGACGCGCCGGATGAGCGCCGAGGCGCTCGGCGAGCTGGAGCGGTACGCGGCGGGCCTGTCACCCCGGGCGCCGGTGACCCGGCACTCGCTGGCGGTGCAGGCATGA
- a CDS encoding DUF2264 domain-containing protein, giving the protein MTAVEDRRLSPYTGWTREHYAALADRLLAAAGRYRSPGGARIDLPGPPSRNGRVSDGLEGFARTFLLAGFRVAGEGGADPGGLLEHYARGLAAGTDPASPEAWPRPGELGQAKVEAASIALVLQLTRPWLWDRLDDAVRERVVAWLATVIGQPYPPINWVWFRIVVESFLREAGGPWSAADVEEDLAVHASLRRPGGWLSDGDERAYDHYTGWALHLYPLLWTHLFDVTGTLCPGSLRLQWAADLRAYLADAVRLVGADGSPLLQGRSLVYRFAAAAPFWVGAVTGTSSLAPGLTRRVAGGMVRHFDVPDGLLGLGWHHAWPAMRQAYSGPGSPYWAAKGLLGLALPAHHPVWTDVEQPLPIETGDVARVVTAPGWLVSGRRRDGIALVVNHGTDHARPGDPRSDAPLYARLGYSTATVPPLGSVPDNTVSVLDTGGRASHRAGFSTCYTTELPGGIMAAASRGRVRWVDTTGDDSPDHGSGRGGPVVPGPVLTVVSVVRRGVEVRLARLEDVGDPVRSLRLTGWPVTGGTRPETGAASARTADLRSELRPLRGFTRAGVVVESGVSPLGPWTAVPFVATEGPPEPGAVYAAVVVLDRGGPDDPDPSLVTAAGSVTLTWPDGVTARVPLPPLS; this is encoded by the coding sequence ATGACCGCCGTCGAGGACCGGCGGCTTTCGCCGTACACCGGCTGGACCCGCGAGCACTACGCCGCACTGGCGGACCGCCTGCTCGCCGCGGCGGGCCGGTACCGCTCGCCCGGCGGCGCCCGGATCGACCTGCCCGGCCCGCCCAGCCGCAACGGCCGCGTCTCGGACGGCCTAGAAGGGTTCGCCCGGACCTTCCTCCTCGCCGGCTTCCGCGTCGCCGGGGAGGGCGGCGCGGATCCCGGCGGCCTCCTGGAGCACTACGCGCGCGGGCTGGCCGCCGGCACCGATCCGGCGTCGCCCGAGGCGTGGCCGCGGCCCGGCGAACTCGGCCAGGCCAAAGTGGAAGCCGCGTCGATCGCGCTCGTGCTGCAGCTGACCCGGCCGTGGCTGTGGGACCGCTTGGACGACGCCGTCCGCGAGCGGGTCGTCGCCTGGCTCGCGACGGTGATCGGGCAGCCCTACCCGCCGATCAACTGGGTGTGGTTCCGGATCGTCGTGGAGTCGTTCCTGCGCGAGGCGGGCGGCCCGTGGTCGGCGGCGGACGTCGAGGAGGACTTGGCCGTGCACGCGTCGCTGCGGCGGCCGGGCGGCTGGCTCAGCGACGGCGACGAACGCGCCTACGACCACTACACGGGCTGGGCCCTGCACCTGTACCCGTTGCTGTGGACGCACTTGTTCGACGTCACCGGCACCCTGTGCCCCGGCTCCCTGCGGCTGCAGTGGGCGGCGGACCTGCGGGCCTACCTCGCCGACGCCGTCCGGCTGGTGGGCGCCGACGGCTCGCCGCTGCTGCAGGGCCGCAGCCTGGTCTACCGCTTCGCGGCCGCGGCGCCGTTCTGGGTGGGCGCGGTCACCGGCACCTCGTCCCTCGCCCCCGGCCTGACGCGCCGGGTCGCCGGCGGGATGGTCCGGCACTTCGACGTGCCCGACGGCCTGCTCGGCCTCGGCTGGCACCATGCCTGGCCCGCGATGCGCCAGGCGTACTCCGGCCCCGGCTCGCCCTACTGGGCCGCCAAAGGCTTGCTGGGTCTCGCCCTGCCGGCCCACCATCCCGTGTGGACGGACGTCGAGCAGCCACTGCCGATCGAGACGGGCGACGTCGCCCGCGTCGTCACCGCGCCCGGCTGGCTGGTTTCGGGACGCCGTCGCGACGGCATCGCCCTGGTGGTCAACCACGGCACGGACCACGCCCGCCCCGGCGATCCGCGGTCCGACGCACCGCTCTACGCCCGGCTCGGCTATTCGACGGCGACGGTGCCGCCGCTGGGTTCCGTGCCGGACAACACGGTGTCCGTGCTGGACACCGGCGGCCGGGCGAGCCACCGGGCGGGCTTCTCGACGTGCTACACGACCGAGCTGCCGGGCGGGATCATGGCGGCCGCATCCCGGGGCCGCGTCCGCTGGGTGGACACGACCGGCGACGACTCCCCCGACCACGGCTCCGGCCGCGGCGGCCCGGTGGTGCCGGGCCCGGTGCTGACGGTGGTGTCCGTGGTCCGCCGAGGGGTGGAGGTGCGGCTCGCCCGCCTCGAAGACGTCGGCGACCCGGTCCGGTCGCTGAGGCTGACGGGCTGGCCGGTCACGGGCGGAACGCGGCCGGAAACCGGCGCGGCTTCCGCCCGGACGGCCGATCTCCGGTCGGAACTGCGTCCGCTGCGCGGCTTCACCAGGGCGGGGGTGGTGGTCGAGTCCGGCGTTTCCCCGTTGGGCCCGTGGACGGCGGTGCCGTTCGTCGCCACGGAGGGACCACCGGAGCCGGGAGCGGTGTACGCCGCGGTGGTGGTCCTGGACCGCGGCGGCCCGGACGACCCCGACCCGTCGCTGGTGACCGCGGCCGGCAGCGTCACGCTGACCTGGCCCGACGGCGTCACCGCCCGGGTGCCTCTGCCGCCCCTTTCCTGA
- a CDS encoding NAD(P)/FAD-dependent oxidoreductase encodes MKHRIVVLGAGYAGANAAGRLAKRLHPADTEITLVNADAEFVERVRMHQLATGQDLKPRPLAGVFAGTGVQLRIARVAAVDAERRTVALADGEELGYDTLVYALGSTAAAVPEHAHSLAGKESALRLRARLADLAAGGTVLVVGGGLTGIEAATEIAEARPDLEIALAARGGLGDWLSEKGRDHLRRAFDRLGITVHENTAVTRVEPATATTADGRTIPAQVTVWTAGFAVHPIAAATTLTVSETGQIVVDDTMRSVSHPDVYAVGDAAYARGGHGTPLRMSCASGIPTAQLAADAIAARLTGRPVPENKIGYAVQCVSLGRRDAVIQRVTPDDVAKPSAATGKTAARIKELICRSAAWSVEHPTLLVPSRRRHTVAAGEPGEVGRSVPR; translated from the coding sequence ATGAAGCACCGCATCGTCGTCCTCGGGGCCGGATACGCCGGAGCCAACGCTGCCGGGCGCCTGGCCAAGCGGTTGCACCCCGCCGACACCGAGATCACCCTGGTCAACGCCGACGCCGAGTTCGTCGAGCGCGTCCGCATGCACCAGCTGGCGACCGGGCAGGACCTGAAGCCGCGCCCGCTGGCCGGCGTCTTCGCGGGCACCGGCGTCCAGCTGCGGATCGCGCGGGTCGCCGCGGTCGACGCCGAACGCCGGACCGTCGCCCTCGCCGATGGCGAGGAACTCGGCTACGACACGCTCGTCTACGCCCTCGGCAGCACCGCCGCGGCCGTTCCCGAGCACGCTCACAGCCTCGCGGGCAAGGAGTCCGCGCTGCGGCTGCGCGCCCGGCTGGCCGACCTCGCCGCGGGCGGGACCGTGCTGGTCGTGGGTGGCGGCCTCACCGGCATCGAAGCCGCCACGGAGATCGCGGAGGCCCGGCCGGACCTCGAGATCGCCCTCGCCGCCCGCGGCGGCCTCGGCGACTGGCTGAGCGAGAAGGGCCGTGACCACCTGCGGCGGGCGTTCGACCGGCTCGGCATCACCGTGCACGAGAACACGGCCGTGACGAGGGTCGAGCCGGCCACCGCGACCACCGCCGACGGCCGCACGATCCCGGCCCAGGTGACCGTCTGGACGGCCGGGTTCGCCGTCCACCCGATCGCCGCGGCCACCACCCTGACGGTCTCCGAGACGGGCCAGATCGTCGTCGACGACACGATGCGGTCGGTCTCCCACCCGGACGTCTACGCGGTCGGCGACGCCGCGTACGCCCGGGGTGGCCACGGCACACCGCTGCGGATGTCCTGCGCTTCGGGGATCCCGACGGCCCAGCTGGCGGCCGACGCCATCGCCGCCCGCCTGACCGGGCGCCCGGTGCCGGAGAACAAGATCGGCTACGCGGTCCAGTGCGTGAGCCTCGGCCGCCGCGACGCCGTCATCCAGCGGGTGACCCCGGACGATGTGGCCAAGCCCTCCGCGGCGACCGGGAAGACGGCCGCCCGGATCAAGGAACTGATCTGCCGGTCCGCGGCCTGGAGCGTCGAGCACCCGACGCTGCTGGTGCCGTCCCGCCGCCGGCACACCGTCGCCGCCGGGGAGCCGGGCGAGGTCGGCCGGTCAGTGCCTCGGTGA
- a CDS encoding RNA polymerase sigma-70 factor, translating into MPLGTHEVEVFENARPRLEAIAYRLLGSAGDAEDAVQDTFLRWQSADRARVETPEAWLTKVLTHLCLNRLTSARARRETYVGQWLPEPVFAGDRMLGPSDTVEQRESVSIAMLTLMERLTARERVVYVLREAFGYSHGEIAEVLDLTEANCQQIHRRAKQHLAADRRRVEVDAAAARRIVEEFLAAALSGRTDALVKLLADDAVSVGDGGGAVFSVPRPITGALRVARFLRTLFTPSEAKWEMVGGRPDLYAAVANGVPALVMVVEERVVGIFALDVTADGIAAVHAQANPAKLARATREWATAEHGEPLAGTW; encoded by the coding sequence ATGCCACTGGGGACGCACGAGGTCGAGGTGTTCGAGAACGCCAGGCCGAGGCTGGAAGCCATCGCCTACCGCCTGCTGGGGTCGGCGGGCGACGCCGAGGACGCCGTCCAGGACACCTTCCTGCGCTGGCAGTCCGCCGACCGGGCGCGCGTCGAGACACCCGAAGCGTGGCTGACCAAGGTGCTCACCCACCTCTGCCTCAACCGGCTGACCTCGGCGCGGGCCCGGCGGGAGACCTACGTCGGCCAGTGGCTCCCCGAGCCCGTCTTCGCCGGCGACCGGATGCTCGGCCCGTCCGACACGGTCGAGCAGCGGGAGTCCGTCTCGATCGCGATGCTCACCCTGATGGAGCGGCTGACCGCCCGGGAACGCGTCGTCTACGTGCTGCGCGAGGCCTTCGGGTACTCGCACGGCGAGATCGCCGAGGTGCTCGACCTCACCGAGGCGAACTGCCAGCAGATCCACCGGCGGGCCAAGCAGCACCTGGCCGCGGACCGGCGGCGGGTCGAGGTCGACGCGGCCGCCGCCCGCAGGATCGTCGAGGAGTTCCTCGCCGCGGCGCTCAGCGGCCGGACCGACGCGCTGGTCAAGCTGCTGGCCGACGACGCGGTCAGCGTCGGCGACGGCGGTGGCGCGGTCTTCTCGGTGCCGCGGCCGATCACCGGTGCCCTGCGGGTGGCGCGGTTCCTGCGCACGCTGTTCACGCCGAGCGAGGCGAAGTGGGAGATGGTCGGCGGCCGTCCCGACCTGTACGCCGCCGTCGCCAACGGCGTGCCCGCCCTGGTCATGGTGGTCGAGGAGCGGGTCGTCGGGATCTTCGCGCTGGACGTGACGGCCGACGGCATCGCGGCCGTCCACGCGCAGGCCAACCCGGCCAAGCTCGCCCGCGCGACGCGCGAGTGGGCGACCGCCGAGCACGGGGAACCGCTCGCCGGCACCTGGTGA
- a CDS encoding glycoside hydrolase family 13 protein, producing MPPTSSRPRSFWDDAVVYQLYVRSFADSDGDGVGDLGGVIRRLGHIAGLGADAIWLNPCYPSPQADHGYDIADYHGVNPDYGSLETFDRLVAEAHARGLRILMDLVPNHCSDQHPWFTAALAAGPGSPERARFVFRDGRGDEPPNNWQSVFGGPAWTRVTEPDGTPGQWYLHLFTREQPDFDWRNPEVLAYFDDVLRFWFDRGVDGFRIDVCHGLIKDAALRDWDPAGGSYNAYSWNRPEVHEIFRRWHALAAGYGPDRDLLLVGEVWVPDPADLDAYLRPDELHQAFSFDLLVQPWEAAALRGAIERATARTQVHGAPAAWTLANHDVHRAVTRYGIVRPEPAPESNDAFAALMRPRGEVDAELGGRRAGAALLLLLALPGSVFLYQGEELGLPEVQDLPDEARQDPVFHRTGGLEKGRDGCRVPLPWTADAPAFGFGTGKPWLPQPEWFAGYAVDVEERDASSMLHLYRRAVRARKELRLGRPGPVEWLTTGADTVLAFRRGDLVCVLNTGSTRFAAPGSWGEVVLASDGSDVVAADSAAWFRTTGS from the coding sequence GTGCCGCCGACTTCTTCCCGCCCGCGCTCGTTCTGGGACGACGCCGTGGTGTACCAGCTCTACGTCCGTTCGTTCGCCGACAGCGACGGTGACGGCGTCGGTGACCTCGGCGGGGTGATCCGGCGGCTCGGGCACATCGCCGGGCTCGGCGCCGACGCGATCTGGCTCAACCCGTGCTACCCGTCACCGCAGGCCGACCACGGCTACGACATCGCCGACTACCACGGCGTCAACCCCGACTACGGCAGCCTCGAGACGTTCGACCGCCTGGTCGCCGAGGCGCACGCGCGCGGCCTGCGGATCCTGATGGACCTGGTGCCGAACCACTGCTCGGACCAGCACCCGTGGTTCACCGCGGCGCTGGCCGCCGGCCCCGGCTCGCCCGAGCGCGCGCGGTTCGTCTTCCGCGACGGCCGGGGCGACGAGCCGCCCAACAACTGGCAGTCGGTCTTCGGCGGGCCGGCGTGGACCAGGGTCACCGAACCCGACGGCACGCCGGGCCAGTGGTACCTGCACCTGTTCACCCGCGAGCAGCCGGACTTCGACTGGCGCAACCCGGAGGTCCTGGCGTACTTCGACGACGTACTGCGGTTCTGGTTCGACCGCGGCGTCGACGGCTTCCGCATCGACGTCTGCCACGGCCTGATCAAGGACGCGGCCCTGCGCGACTGGGACCCGGCGGGCGGCAGCTACAACGCCTACAGCTGGAACCGACCGGAGGTGCACGAGATCTTCCGCCGCTGGCACGCGCTGGCCGCGGGCTACGGCCCGGACCGCGACCTGCTGCTGGTCGGCGAGGTCTGGGTCCCCGACCCGGCCGACCTGGACGCCTACCTGCGCCCGGACGAGCTGCACCAGGCGTTCTCGTTCGACCTGCTGGTCCAGCCGTGGGAGGCGGCCGCCCTGCGCGGCGCGATCGAGCGCGCCACGGCCCGCACGCAGGTCCACGGCGCCCCGGCGGCGTGGACGCTGGCCAACCACGACGTCCACCGGGCCGTGACGCGCTACGGCATCGTCCGCCCCGAGCCGGCCCCGGAGAGCAACGACGCCTTCGCGGCGCTGATGCGCCCGCGCGGCGAAGTCGACGCGGAGCTCGGAGGCCGCCGGGCCGGCGCGGCGCTGCTCCTGCTGCTGGCCTTGCCGGGCTCGGTGTTCCTCTACCAGGGCGAGGAACTCGGCCTGCCGGAGGTCCAGGACCTCCCGGACGAAGCCCGCCAGGACCCGGTGTTCCACCGGACGGGCGGCCTGGAGAAGGGCCGCGACGGCTGCCGCGTCCCCCTGCCGTGGACGGCGGACGCACCGGCGTTCGGGTTCGGCACGGGGAAGCCGTGGCTGCCGCAGCCGGAGTGGTTCGCCGGGTACGCGGTCGACGTCGAGGAGCGGGACGCGTCCTCGATGCTGCACCTCTACCGCCGGGCGGTCCGGGCGCGGAAGGAACTGCGCCTCGGCCGGCCGGGCCCGGTGGAGTGGCTGACGACGGGCGCGGACACGGTGCTCGCGTTCCGGCGCGGGGACCTGGTGTGCGTGCTCAACACGGGCTCCACTCGGTTCGCCGCGCCCGGCTCGTGGGGTGAGGTCGTGCTCGCCAGCGACGGATCCGATGTGGTGGCGGCTGATTCGGCCGCGTGGTTCAGGACCACGGGCTCCTGA
- a CDS encoding winged helix-turn-helix domain-containing protein, which translates to MASWTFLSNHAHVLLCVAADPDRTLHDIAERVGITERGVQLILADLIAEGYLERERIGRRNHYKIHPEGRLRHPLEAHHRVADLVAALGVEPAAPA; encoded by the coding sequence ATGGCTTCGTGGACGTTCCTCAGCAACCACGCGCACGTCCTGCTCTGCGTGGCCGCGGATCCCGACCGCACGCTGCACGACATCGCCGAGCGAGTCGGGATCACCGAGCGCGGCGTGCAGCTGATCCTCGCCGACCTGATCGCCGAGGGCTACCTGGAGCGCGAGCGCATCGGGCGGCGCAACCACTACAAGATCCACCCGGAAGGCCGGCTGCGTCACCCGTTGGAGGCACACCACCGGGTGGCCGACCTGGTCGCGGCCCTCGGCGTCGAACCGGCTGCGCCGGCGTGA